The Pseudomonas sp. IAC-BECa141 genome contains the following window.
ACCAGCTCAAGGCCACCGCCCAGGGCAATCAGGCTTCGATTGACGCGGCTCAGGTACAACTTTCCTACACCCAGATTCGCTCCCCGGTCACCGGCCGCGTCGGGATTCGCACGGTCGACGAAGGTAACTTCCTGCGCATGACCGACACCCAGGGTCTGTTCACCGTGACCCAGATCGACCCGATCGCCGTCGAGTTTTCCCTGCCCCAGCAAATGCTGCCGACCCTGCAAGGCTTGATCAGCGATCCGCAGCGCGCTCAGGTCAAGGCGTACATCGGCGCCGACACCGACGGCGAAACCGGCAACCTGCTGGGCGAAGGTCACCTGACGCTGATCGACAACCAGATCAACGCCAACACCGGCACCATCCGCGCCAAGGCCGAATTCGACAACCCGGATCAGAAGCTCTGGCCCGGCCTGCTGGTGACGGTAAAGATTCAGACAGCGCTGGATAAAGATGCGCTGGTGGTCCCGCCCACCGTCGTACAACGCGGCCTCGATCAACATTTCGTGTATCGGGTCAACGGCGACAAGGTTGAAGCCGTGCAAGTGCAGATGGTCTATCAGGGCAGCGGCCAGGACATCATCAAGGGCGTGAAACCCGGCGACGTATTGGTCAGTGATGGCCAGTCGCGGCTCAAGCCCGGCTCGACCGTGCAGGTCATGAGCGAACCGCCGCAGGTGGTGCAAGCGGAGCCCCAGCCATGAAGCAGCACAAAGGCGTTTCGACCTGGTGCATCGATCATCCGGTGGCGACGATTCTGCTGACCATCGCGCTGGTACTGGTCGGAGTGATTGCCTTCCCGCGCCTGCCGGTCGCCCCGTTGCCGGAAGCGGAATTTCCGACGATTCAAGTTTCCGCACAGTTGCCCGGCGCCAGTCCGGACACCATGGCCTCGTCCGTGGCCACGCCGCTGGAGGTGCAATTCAGCGCCATCCCCGGCATGACCCAGATGACCTCCAGCAGTGCGCTGGGCTCCACTCTGCTGACCCTGCAATTCACCCTCGACAAGAGCATCGACACCGCCGCCCAGGAAGTGCAGGCCGCAATCAACACCGCCGCCGGCAAACTGCCAAAAGACATGCCGACCCTGCCGACCTGGAGGAAGGTCAACCCGGCCGACAGCCCGGTGCTGATCCTCAGCGTCAGCTCCACGCAAATGCCCGGCACCGAACTCAGTGACCTGGTGGAAACCCTCCTTGCGCGTCAGATCAGTCAGGTCGACGGCGTAGGCCAAATCAACATCACCGGCCAGCAACGTCCGGCGATTCGCGTACAGGCCTCGGCGGACAAACTGGCGGCCATCGGCCTGACCCTCGCCGATATTCGCGTGGCGATCCAGCAGACCAGCCTCAACCTCGCCAAAGGTGCGCTGTACGGCGAGTCGAGCATTTCCACGCTGTCGACCAACGACCAGTTGTTCCACCCCGAGGAATACAGTCAGCTCATCGTTTCCTACAAGGACGGCGCCCCGGTTCACCTCAAGGATGTCGCCAAAGTCGTCAACGGTTCGGAAGATGCCTACGTCCAAGCGTGGGCTGGCGATCAGCCGGGCGTGAACCTGGTGATCTTCCGCCAGCCCGGCGCCAACATCGTCGAAACGGTGGACCGGATTCAGGCCGCCCTGCCCGGCCTCGAAGCCATGCTGCCGGCCTCGGTGCAGGTCAAAACCCTGATCGACCGTACCCAGACCATCCGCGCCTCGCTGCATGAGGTGGAAATCACTTTGCTGATCGCGATCCTGCTGGT
Protein-coding sequences here:
- a CDS encoding efflux RND transporter periplasmic adaptor subunit; the encoded protein is MQIQKKKALLATLLIALAAAGLWYAYKPAPAKLAAPTAIPVRVVAVSEKDVPRYTSGIGSVLSLHSVVVRPQIDGILTKLLVKEGQLVKQGDLLATIDDRSIRASLDQARAQLGESQAQLQVALVNLKRYKLLSVDDGVSKQTYDQQQALVNQLKATAQGNQASIDAAQVQLSYTQIRSPVTGRVGIRTVDEGNFLRMTDTQGLFTVTQIDPIAVEFSLPQQMLPTLQGLISDPQRAQVKAYIGADTDGETGNLLGEGHLTLIDNQINANTGTIRAKAEFDNPDQKLWPGLLVTVKIQTALDKDALVVPPTVVQRGLDQHFVYRVNGDKVEAVQVQMVYQGSGQDIIKGVKPGDVLVSDGQSRLKPGSTVQVMSEPPQVVQAEPQP